The following coding sequences are from one Halictus rubicundus isolate RS-2024b chromosome 11, iyHalRubi1_principal, whole genome shotgun sequence window:
- the LOC143359153 gene encoding protein phosphatase 1 regulatory subunit 14B isoform X1 codes for MEGGGVLTAERSPARANLHVAFTEKGEVKERREKFLTAKYGSHQMSLIRKRLAVEMWLFDELEKLYAAVNDSGKNREVEIDIDELLDMDSDDHRRRFLQELLVDTKKPPHDINYTKQYPKCDHFNDMSS; via the exons ATGGAAGGAGGTGGGGTACTTACTGCTGAACGTAGCCCGGCACGTGCAAATCTGCATGTGGCGTTCACTGAAAAAGGAGAGGTGAAGGAGCGTCGAGAAAAATTCTTGACCGCCAAATATGGATCTCATCAGATGTCCCTCATTCGTAAAAGACTAGCAGTGGAAATGTGGTTGTTCGACGAGCTAGAAAAATTATACGCGGCAGTT AATGATAGTGGTAAAAATCGAGAAGTTGAAATAGACATAGACGAGCTTCTTGATATGGATAGCGATGATCACAGACGGAGATTTTTGCAA gaACTACTGGTCGACACGAAAAAACCACCACATGATATAAAC TATACAAAGCAATACCCGAAATGTGATCACTTCAACGACATGTCTTCGTAA
- the LOC143359153 gene encoding protein phosphatase 1 regulatory subunit 14B isoform X3 gives MEGGGVLTAERSPARANLHVAFTEKGEVKERREKFLTAKYGSHQMSLIRKRLAVEMWLFDELEKLYAAVNDSGKNREVEIDIDELLDMDSDDHRRRFLQELLVDTKKPPHDINKLF, from the exons ATGGAAGGAGGTGGGGTACTTACTGCTGAACGTAGCCCGGCACGTGCAAATCTGCATGTGGCGTTCACTGAAAAAGGAGAGGTGAAGGAGCGTCGAGAAAAATTCTTGACCGCCAAATATGGATCTCATCAGATGTCCCTCATTCGTAAAAGACTAGCAGTGGAAATGTGGTTGTTCGACGAGCTAGAAAAATTATACGCGGCAGTT AATGATAGTGGTAAAAATCGAGAAGTTGAAATAGACATAGACGAGCTTCTTGATATGGATAGCGATGATCACAGACGGAGATTTTTGCAA gaACTACTGGTCGACACGAAAAAACCACCACATGATATAAAC aaactATTTTAa
- the LOC143359153 gene encoding protein phosphatase 1 regulatory subunit 14B isoform X2: protein MEGGGVLTAERSPARANLHVAFTEKGEVKERREKFLTAKYGSHQMSLIRKRLAVEMWLFDELEKLYAAVNDSGKNREVEIDIDELLDMDSDDHRRRFLQELLVDTKKPPHDINKFINDLLEKAKTL from the exons ATGGAAGGAGGTGGGGTACTTACTGCTGAACGTAGCCCGGCACGTGCAAATCTGCATGTGGCGTTCACTGAAAAAGGAGAGGTGAAGGAGCGTCGAGAAAAATTCTTGACCGCCAAATATGGATCTCATCAGATGTCCCTCATTCGTAAAAGACTAGCAGTGGAAATGTGGTTGTTCGACGAGCTAGAAAAATTATACGCGGCAGTT AATGATAGTGGTAAAAATCGAGAAGTTGAAATAGACATAGACGAGCTTCTTGATATGGATAGCGATGATCACAGACGGAGATTTTTGCAA gaACTACTGGTCGACACGAAAAAACCACCACATGATATAAAC AAATTCATTAATGATTTACTTGAAAAAGCTAAAACACTTTGA